From the genome of Nocardia sp. NBC_01503, one region includes:
- a CDS encoding RrF2 family transcriptional regulator, translated as MHITAKVDYAVRTLVEIAKAQSDSVKADAISAAQDIPPKVLESVVADLRRGKLVTSRRGPDGGYRLARSAGEISIADVIRAVEGPLASVRGQRPEDVSYAGAAEPLQRVWIGLRVNIRAVLERVTIADIAHDLLPSFLDELLHDPDAWTRRNRAAEGSTATQWQDLDRPNI; from the coding sequence GTGCACATCACCGCGAAGGTCGATTACGCGGTGCGCACCCTCGTGGAAATCGCGAAGGCGCAATCGGATTCGGTGAAGGCCGATGCCATCTCCGCGGCACAGGACATTCCACCGAAGGTGCTGGAATCGGTTGTCGCGGATCTGCGGCGCGGCAAATTGGTGACCAGTCGGCGCGGCCCGGACGGCGGATATCGGCTCGCCCGATCCGCCGGTGAAATCAGCATCGCCGATGTCATTCGCGCGGTCGAGGGACCACTCGCCTCGGTGCGCGGACAGCGCCCGGAGGATGTCAGCTACGCCGGAGCGGCCGAACCGCTGCAGCGGGTGTGGATCGGCCTGCGGGTGAATATCCGCGCCGTACTCGAACGGGTGACCATCGCCGATATCGCGCACGACCTGCTCCCGTCCTTCCTGGACGAACTGCTGCACGATCCGGACGCGTGGACCCGCCGTAATCGCGCGGCCGAGGGATCGACCGCGACGCAGTGGCAGGATCTGGACCGGCCGAATATCTGA